One stretch of Aythya fuligula isolate bAytFul2 chromosome 24, bAytFul2.pri, whole genome shotgun sequence DNA includes these proteins:
- the LOC116498366 gene encoding keratin, type I cytoskeletal 20-like translates to MAFSNRSFQMGSSTRFQTFAPSVSGLSVRSSAIQKLQAPSVYGGAGGYGTRISTGSSLGQNFGSSFHLNVTGNDVLLAGNEKSTMQNLNDRLASYLERVRSLEKANSLLEKQIKEWYEKNVTHVRQDHSAYFKTIEDLQNKISAAQLENARLVLQIDNAKLAADDFRLKFENELLLRQSVENDINGLLRVRDDLTLTKSDLESQIENVNEELLFLKRNHEEEVGRLQKQVGGSVNVEVDAAPSIDLATIMENMRRQYEEMAEKNRQEAKERFEKQTEELNQEVAINMEQLQEQKGEITERRQIYQSLELELQSHLNMKKALEDTLDDTEARYTYQLNQIQEAVARLEAQLRQLRSDMEAQNNEYTILLDIKTRLEMEIATYRRLLEGEDSRSVQVNLPAEETEKAESNKIKKIKTIVEEVVDGKVISSEVKEIEEKI, encoded by the exons atggcaTTCTCTAACCGAAGCTTCCAGATGGGTTCAAGCACCCGCTTCCAAACTTTTGCACCCAGTGTCAGTGGTTTATCTGTTAGGAGCTCAGCCATCCAGAAGCTCCAGGCACCCAGCGTCTATGGTGGAGCCGGGGGCTATGGCACCCGCATATCCACTGGCAGCAGCCTTGGACAGAACTTTGGCAGTAGCTTCCACCTTAATGTTACTGGTAACGATGTGCTGCTCGCTGGCAATGAGAAATCGACCATGCAAAATCTAAATGACCGGCTGGCTTCCTATCTGGAGAGGGTGCGCTCTCTAGAAAAGGCAAACTCCTTGCTTGAAAAGCAGATCAAGGAGTGGTATGAGAAGAACGTCACACACGTAAGGCAGGACCACAGTGCTTACTTTAAAACAATTGAGGATCTTCAAAATAAG ATTAGTGCTGCACAGTTGGAAAATGCAAGGCTCGTCCTGCAGATTGACAATGCCAAACTGGCTGCTGATGATTTCAGACTGAA GTTTGAGAATGAACTCCTTCTCAGGCAAAGTGTTGAGAATGACATCAATGGACTGCTGAGAGTTCGTGATGACTTGACTCTGACGAAATCTGATTTGGAGTCACAGATTGAAAATGTGAATGAAGAACTACTTTTCCTTAAGAGGAACCATGAGGAG GAAGTGGGCAGACTGCAGAAACAAGTGGGAGGCTCAGTTAATGTAGAGGTGGATGCTGCTCCAAGTATTGATCTTGCAACTATTATGGAAAACATGAGACGGCAATATGAAGAAATGGCAGAAAAGAACCGTCAAGAAGCCAAAGAACGATTTGAGAAGCAG actGAAGAACTGAACCAGGAAGTCGCAATTAATATGGAACAACTGCAAGAGCAAAAGGGAGAGATCACAGAGCGGAGACAGATCTACCAGAGTCTGGAGCTAGAATTACAGTCTCATCTGAACATG AAGAAGGCTTTAGAAGACACGCTGGATGACACTGAAGCACGTTATACTTACCAGCTAAATCAAATACAGGAAGCAGTTGCCAGGTTAGAGGCTCAGTTGAGGCAACTCCGCTCTGACATGGAGGCTCAAAACAACGAGTACACCATACTGCTGGACATCAAGACTCGCCTGGAAATGGAGATTGCCACATACCGCCGCCTGCTGGAAGGAGAGGACAGCAG GTCTGTCCAAGTGAATTTACCTGCAGAGGAGACTGAAAAAG CagaatcaaataaaattaagaagatCAAAACAATTGTTGAAGAGGTGGTTGATGGCAAGGTCATCTCCTCTGAGGTAAAAGAGATTGAAGAGAAGATATAA